The DNA segment GCCCCGGCCGCCGTCGCCGAGCAGCACCGTCACCTGTCCGCGGCCGGCCTCCGCGGTGAACCGCCGGGTGCGCTGGACGACGTACGGGTCGAGGTCCACGGTGACCACGCGCCCGGCCGGTCCGACGACGTCGGCGATCAGTTCGGCGTTGTAGCCGCCGGAACCGGCCTCGAATACCGTCATCCCGGGCTCCAGGCGCAGCTTCTCGATCATGCCGGCTTGCAGCCAGGGCGCGCTCACCGAACTGACCGCCGTCCCCGACTCGTCCCGGCTGGTGACCACGGCAAGATTGTCGTCGTAAGCGGTCCGCAACGGGCTTTCCGGGGTGAACCGGTGTCGCGGCACCGTCCTCAGCGCCCTTTGGACCGCGGCGGAGGGCGCCCGGCCTCCGGAAACGACGCGCTCGGCCATCTCCTGCCGCAGCCGGACCGCTTCGGCCGGTTCGCCGCCGACAGCCGGGGGCGCGTCCGCGTGCGGGTAGGAGTGCACCGGTGGCAGGCCGGGCAGGACGCCGGGCCAAACCGCTTCCAGTGCGTGGGCGGTGGGCGTGAAGAGGGCGCCGAGGCCGGAGAGGGCGTGCAGGTCGTGCCATTCCCACCGCCGGAACCGGTGTGGTTCGGGCAGGGCGGGTGTCCCGCCCCACGCACTCATGCGGACCACCGCGGACAGGCGCCGGACGTCCGCCCTGTCGTCGTGGAGGACGGCCAGCAGGTGGGCGTCGCCGATGCCGGCCGTCAGGCCGGTCTCCTCGGCCAGCTCCCGCACGGCCGCCGCCGGGAAGGACTCTCCGGCCTCGACGCGCCCGCCGGGCAGCTCCCACATGCCCCGCGTCGACCGGCCGAGCAGCACGCGCCCGGAGCCGTCGGTGACCACCGCGCACACACCGACGACGGACTGCGGCTCCGGCCTGCCCTTCTCCACCGCGGCGAAGTCACGGGCGGGGCCGCGCAGCACGAGGAACGCCAGGCCCTCCGCGTCGAACCGCTCCACCTGCGACCAGCCCTCCGCCAGCAGGCTGATCTCCTCCTCGTCCAGCGCGATGTGCCGCCGCTCCTCGGGCGTGGTCGCCACCACCGGGGTGATCACCACCAGCGCGCCGCCCACGTGCAGGCGGGCGGCGAGGCTGTGCAGGACCCGGCTGCGGTCGTGCAGGAAGGGGAACACCAGGCGCAGGGTGATCAGGTCGTAGCCGTCGTCGCTCAGCTCTGCGGGATCGTCGCGCTCGAAGTCCAGGCACAGCCACCGCACCCGCACGGCGTTCGCGCGTTCCTTCCGGGCACGCGTCAGGGCGCCCTCGGCGAAGTCGACCGCATCGACGGTGTAGCCGAGTCCGGCGAGGAAGACGGCGAGTTCGCCGGTTCCGCAGCCCAGCTCCAGAGCGCGCCCGCCGTCCGGGGCGGGCGCGTGCCGGGTCAGCAGGTCTCTCTCCGCGTCGCGGAGCGGACGGAAGCCGCGATCGTCGTCGTAGTGCCGGGACCAGTCGGCTCGGTCGTATGCCACGGGGCACTCCTAGTCAGCGGTGGTGTACGGCGGTTGGGGAGCAGGGAGGCACGGCATCAGGTCAGATGCGGTGGCTCCGCCGGGTATCCGGCACCTGGGGAAGCCAGGCGACCGCGTCGTCACGGAAGCTCTGGTCGACCGGCACGAGGCCGGAGGCGTCATCCAGCGCCGAGAGAGTGATCGCGATGCCGCCGGCCCCGTCGTCGAGCGCGCACAACTGGCTGCCGCAGTCCGGGCAGACGCCGCGCAGACCGGCCTCCTCCCATAACTCCCGTCTGGCCGTGTCCTCCAGGGACCGGTCCCCCGGTTCACGGCCGCCGCCGAGCAGGGACCATGACCCTGGCTCCCAGGTGCCGGGATGTCGTCCCGCAGGTGCAGCAGGTATGCGCCCGCTCCGTTGTGAATCAGAGTCGAAGCGTTCGCCCGCGGCGGTTGGCCGGTCGGGGCTGCGTCGGTCTGTGTGGTCTGTTCGGTCATGGATGCCCCGTCCTTGCTTCGGAGTGGGAGACCACGGAGGCGGCCTGGTGGCCGGCCGTTGGCGGGTGGGCATCGGGGCCCAATTGCCTTCGAGAGTCCTGAGTTGCTGCTGCGAGCCAGTCAGTTACACGATCGAGGAGGCCCGCCACCAGGGACATGAGCTGCCGCAGTTCGATCCGAAGGGGGAAGCGCGAGGACGTACCGAGGGCTCATGGCGTCTCCGGAGGGAGCCTTGATGGGTACAGGTGCTCTAAAGAACGGCCCTTTTCGCTCCCCGTAACGGGTGAAGAGGGAGCAGATCGTGGACGGGTGTTCCCTTTGATGGTGAAGGGCAGGCGAGGCGGGGCACCCCTCCCCGCCGCCCCCGCGATGGCCGTGCTTCGAGGTCTCCGGGGGCGGGCTCAGGCTCTGGGGCCTGTCGGGAGGGCGGTCTGATATGGGGGCTCTTGCCGGATATTGGGTTGATCATCGTCTTGTTCTGTTTTGGGAGGTTACGTGTATCCTCCTCAGAGGCAGATCCCGAGCGTCATGGGACTGGGAGGCATGATGAAGAAGATCATCGCGATAGCGTTCGTCACCGCACTGTTCGGCGCCGGCAGTGCCGGTATTGCCTCTGCGGCCTCGGCTGAGCCAGGGCCCCCGCCGGGTCGTGGCATCGTCACCACGACGTTCCACTGCCCCTCCCCGCGCGGCACCTTCGCGATCACGGCGGACCCGTGGGTGATGGGTCAGTACGAGTGGTATTACGGCGGGCAAGGCTGCACGTACAGCACGTAGCCGTCGGCGCCCTCGGCGCCTTCCGTTCCGGTCCTGCTCCGGACTCCGATTCCTCCGGCCTTCTCCGGGCCTCCCACTGGCACACGCCGAGGCACTCGGGTGTGCGCGGTTGGGCACGTTCCGGTCGAGGGGATGCAGGGCTCGGTGCGCCCGTGGCCCCGTTTGCCTGCACACCCGGGCACCTGCGCACTCGTGCACGGCGTTGCGGGTGCGCGTGATCTGTACGGGCCCGAGCCCCTGACCGCCGTAGAGTACGGAGGACGGGACCTGACCGGAGCCATCGGGCCTTCCTGCGGCGGCAGTTGTGGGCGGTGGCGTGCGGATGGGGCGCGGTTTCGGCGGTGCGTGGCGGTCGGCCTTCGCACGGGTCGCCTTGATGGCGGCGAGCGGCGCGGTGGCCCGCGTGGGGGCGTCGAGGGGCCGGGCGTTGGTGGGTGCCCGAGAAGGCCGGTCGTCGGGAACGAAACGCACCGCGCATCGGCCGTCAGGAATG comes from the Streptomyces angustmyceticus genome and includes:
- the fxlM gene encoding methyltransferase, FxLD system — translated: MAYDRADWSRHYDDDRGFRPLRDAERDLLTRHAPAPDGGRALELGCGTGELAVFLAGLGYTVDAVDFAEGALTRARKERANAVRVRWLCLDFERDDPAELSDDGYDLITLRLVFPFLHDRSRVLHSLAARLHVGGALVVITPVVATTPEERRHIALDEEEISLLAEGWSQVERFDAEGLAFLVLRGPARDFAAVEKGRPEPQSVVGVCAVVTDGSGRVLLGRSTRGMWELPGGRVEAGESFPAAAVRELAEETGLTAGIGDAHLLAVLHDDRADVRRLSAVVRMSAWGGTPALPEPHRFRRWEWHDLHALSGLGALFTPTAHALEAVWPGVLPGLPPVHSYPHADAPPAVGGEPAEAVRLRQEMAERVVSGGRAPSAAVQRALRTVPRHRFTPESPLRTAYDDNLAVVTSRDESGTAVSSVSAPWLQAGMIEKLRLEPGMTVFEAGSGGYNAELIADVVGPAGRVVTVDLDPYVVQRTRRFTAEAGRGQVTVLLGDGGRGAPGHLPRGGFDGSVITHNCWDLSPAWREQLAEGRYLVLPLEIHGYTRAIALQRHGDVLHARDWTYCGFVRDRGAAARTTPATALAGGELQLRHEDGTPPDPAGLEDAWRGPRHELPTGVTVAGMESFETLQLYAATTLRGFCRLTGAPDTALADLPRGADAAATVADGSLAYLTHVLVKEGETPEERRSEFIVHAVGPACAEQAERMAACVRSWDQHVRGTGYPQMTVHPAGTPDHGLPTGHVLDKASSRLVFQWPGSRHPAARSTVETAVLTEAGGSR